In Raphanus sativus cultivar WK10039 unplaced genomic scaffold, ASM80110v3 Scaffold2329, whole genome shotgun sequence, the sequence actagaactaaataataatattttaaaattaaaatttataagttaattagttattttaaaaattataagatgattatgatataaattagtacatgtaattttatttgtatatgtatgtgaaacatttatatatatatatatgtatgtatattcatagtatttgtaatattttgtgGATTATGTATGCAAGAAATAtatcattatatttatattaatgaaatatattactatatagGAAAGCAAGCGTACATGGATTGATATAAAGGagagaaaatattttcaaaagcaGTTGAAAGAGCACTCTAGGAATTTAGCTCTCCACagccataaaataaaataaaagatagatATGGCTGTGAGACTAAAAAATTGATCAAAGCTTTGATTGATTTCACTCGAGTGCCGTGGAGAAGATTAAAGCTGTGTACAGCACTCACAGACTAAACCAATCACCCTCCAAATTTATGATTAATCATGATTTTAATTGTTTGTACGTTGTGttggttttagattttgaaacaAACGCTAGATTTGTGGAATATTAAAGATACATATGTTgaatatattagttatgaaaCCGTTTATATGTAACTAGATTCtttctccgcgctacgcgcaAAAAAGTGTGTTGATAGTTTATTTTTCGATCATATGTTTTAATGTTTGTGTTTAGAATGAGAGTGATGTATTTCTCAAAGCAATAAGAAAGTCGGTGAATTATTTAGGGGTGCTCAATCCGATAAAAACAAACTAATTATAATCGAATCTAGCCGagattaaaaagtaattttagtTTGGGAATCTATAATATACCGAATATATGTGATTTTTAAGAAACCGCGTTATCCAGAATATTCCGAATAAACGTGGTTTGCTCAGTTTTCTTAtaatgattatttaaatattttgtttatccAAAACCTGAGTCATCTGCATTTGTTAAATGGAACACACTTATTTACATAGTTAGATGTTTATATACTTTGACCGAAGATATTTTCAAACCCTTAAATGTTTTTTCCTGATGTCTCATTCGACATAGGAATATCCTTCGTGCAGGCGCCTGGACCAGGGTACGAACTCTCCCtccaacatatttttaattttcggCCATTTTCCGTTTTTGGcagatttaaattttgaaatttggttttactaaatttatgattttttaaacatatagtttcattttcataaatcattaatttatatacatactattcatataagtaaaaataaaacattgttttatttgttttatattgaaaatgtaaCACATCATTGTTTTTAACACTTCtacaaattttgataatatttaataatattaagttaaattaaaatacatcaatgaaatttagttaatgtataaaaggtaaaaacaatttttcttactttatacGCAAAACACATATGATAAAACAGAAAATCATAAATGAAACTTATACATATGATAATAGATGTGACTAAAACAATGATCATCCAAATAATTCGTACAGTGAATCTCTATCTCTTGAATAATCTAGGAATATTTGTTTTGGCTTGAaacatacaataaaaataactcTTAGCCCTTTtccttaaaccaaaaaataactaaataagtCTGTACCTCTCGTTACAAACCAGAATCTACTAATGAGTAAAAGCCTCAAACACCACATACTCTTTAGTATATTTGTATCATATGGCTATTTcgataaatattttgaacttgGTCCTGTAACCAGATTATGAACATTGTAAGACCATTATGAATCTTTAGTATATTTGTATCATCTACGCCACGGTAGCAATGTTCAAAATTGTAGGTTCTACGATTTCATATTCaattattggatttttattttataaaatatttaacagttttgaaatattttgaagttgtggTTTGTAGCAGTTTTCAGTCATTGTAAAGTGTTTTAGTGAAGTTTTTAGTTTAAACTTCGATCAGAGTATTTCTTAAATCTTCCAAAatcatttctcaaaaaaaaaaactcttcaggTTCTAAATTATATAGATTCCCCCATGTATTTCTGTtgatataaaattgttattCGTTTAGTTGTACTTGCATATTGTTAAATATTTGTTATACGATGGAAGTGTTTATTAGTAAAGTTTCACTTAACATTGGGTGTTACGACATTACTGTTTATTATTCCATTCCTCTATTGAGTGATTGATTATCAATGTAGactataaatttttttcatGTGAAAATAAGAGAGCATTTGGATCTCTACcggaaaaatatttttttaggcTGTTGCAGTTTGTATTTGCAACCcgaaaaaagaagagaatcagaAGATGTCCAAGTGTTTTATCAGTAAAAGTTGACATGGAGAGGCTAGGTGTTCACCATCACACATTTGCAAAATATACGCAAAAGACACAACACCATTCTCAATGGCACATGTGATTGAGAACAACTTACACTATCACCCCATATACAATTGAATTCCAGAGATCATCTAGATGATAAAAAGTTTTAGGTAAGTTATAGAACTATAAAAACTAATCTTGTTGATGTCTACACATGTcttgaaaacactaaaaatatcaGAATTAATGAATCTAGAGAGAAAGAgctaaaaaatacaatttcaagGACAATGATTcggaaaacaaaacaaaaaaatagaataagcaAATTCAGTCAGACCATTAACACCTCGGAACAAAACACAACCTTGAAAAGGAGACATAgtctcaaaaaaaatatttttgagaaTCTAAGTAAGATGATAAACCAAGAAAGGTCTGATTAATATCAAATATGTCCTATGAATGTTGTTGTTGTATCCAAATCTTCCTTTCTTCTCAGTTGACTTGAGGATTTGGAACGAACATGTCAAGCTATCATCAACACTCATCATTGCGCCAGCATTGTCAAACTCACCACAGTAGTTGGGTGCAGAGAATATTGTCACCAGTTGTCTCTTTGCAAAGAACTCATATCCATCTTCTACAACCTGCGATATCAGTTGTAacaaattagtttatttaaaaaCCACATGCCTATGCGTAAGAGTCTACATGCATCCTAGTATTTAGCACTTGCATCACTCATACGATATCAGTTAATGAATATCTATGTAACCCGATTCTTGGCTCAAATCCAGACTAATCTCAAATCAAATCTCTGCAGCAACATGAAAATTACAGTTGGAATTTCcctaaataatataaactgCAGTGACAATGAGACCAACAAAACCCTGAATTCTACAATCGCTTATGATACAGTGACATCTTTAATTTAATTCTACAAAAttcatttgaaataaaaataaaatcttttaaaaaatgctACCAATACATGTCGGAGAAGGTTACActcagtcttcttcttctgcagaaGATTCCTTTAACTTCTCAACTTCGGACCTCTCATTTTCTGAGGTTGCGGTGTCCTCCATCTTCTCATCATCGGGCTCTCTCTGGTCTGACACTTGAGAATCTGATGATGTATGGGTGTGGCTCGTTGGTGCTGGAGGAGGATCCGAGTCCGACACATGGGTGGTCTGACTCATTTCAGACTGCCCCGCACCAACGGGACTGCTCTGAGACTGACTCGTATCTGACCGGCCAGTACCAATAGGACTGTTTTGAGAGACCACCTGACTGATTTCCTGATTATGATCTGTTTCAATGGTACAGAGACTTGCTGAGACTGGCTCGTTTGCTCTTGTGACTCGCTTGCTTGCTGTTCTCCCTGACTCTCTTGTGTCTCCCTCGCTTGCATCTGACTCTCTTGTGTTTCACTCGCTTGCACCTGACTCCCTCTTGATCATCCACCAGAATCTCAAGTTATTACTATAAGCTTCTGAACATATTCTTTAATTACACGTCCAGATAGAGAACTGATAATATACTGAAGAATCAACCGTCCAAACATCAAGACACATAACTCAATACTCTAAAAGTTTGTGTCTTTGCCACTTAAAACCATTTCCAGGTACTTCAATGAAACACCAAAGTCTACTGAGTACCTAACAAACCTTAGCACATGAAACAGTGATTGAATCTGATTCTAAAGATGTCCAGATCTTCGAAACCCAATAAATCCAAAAAGCTAAACTGAAAAACTACAAAGATTGAAACTTTACTTTGGCGGTAGCAGCGAGTCACCTAGAGAGAGAAACCCAGAAAGAGTTATACTTCTTATCCATTGACCCTTTGTGCTAAACCTTAGTAAAGCTCTCGTTCCATTCATTCGTTACCTAACTCGGACTATCTCTGTGAACATATTGATTTAACAGCCTCTGTTTTTCTCGTAAACGCTTCTTATCTGCAACTTGaccagtctctctctctctctgtttgttCGACCTCTTACACGTTCTCTGTTgaagaacaaacaaaaagtgAGAAATTTTGAAACTTTAAGATACAAAATTTTCCAAATTCAACAAAGATGCACAAAAGCTCAATAATaagttttatagatatatagacATAGGAGAGATATAAATTGTGGGAAAAACCTGAGGAATCTggatcattgtttttttttcaataaagcTCTCTGACGGTGGATGAGTTCCTTTTCAAGTGTTTCCATTGTCTTAAGCTTTTGTTTTACCTCTGCAACTCAAACTGCGAGCACATAGAGATGTTCAGATATCAAACAGGAACTTACACTACGCTTTCAAATTGGAAAGAGAAGTAATATCCTACATATCTCTAAAGAGAAGTAATATCCTACATATCTCTAATTTGAAACACCTCGAGTGTTCTGCTGCaagttggaaaaaaaatcaaataaggtTGGAGAATTGTGCAGCAGAACACTCGAGGTGTTTCAAATTAGAGATATAATAGATATAGACTTAGTTTAAACAAACAACTAAGCCTGAATCTTTAAAACCTATATGAGAAGATGTTATAAGTCAACCAAATCAGATTGCAGTGAAAATAATAGATTTAGTTATTGAATTCTAGAAAGTACGGGTAAAGAGCTTATGTAGTTGTTTCACAATCATTAGACAAACGCTAAGAAACAAAACTAGAACTTTATGATAATATCAGTTTTAAGGAATTAGACCTGCAATACAGATCCAAGCTTTGTGTTAGGCATATACAAattataagtaaaattataaatttattatataaaatatctttcaaCCGAAAATAattccgcgctttaaaagcacgtgtcaaaatctagttaagaTTATTAACCCATTTGGCTTTGCTAGCAagcaattattttttttgaacggTAAATAAAATTGCATGCTTATTAACCCACTTTAATTACAgcaaatatgatatattttatatttcaatctAATGATTTTAAGTTTGAATTCTTAGTTCATAACTTATGCAATAATATCATgcatatacatacatacacttcaacatttttttataaagcaAAGACATACGACGGAAATTTAGATAATGAGCATCATATCGGGTTCAGTCTCGACGGCACCGATGGATGGTGGTACATCCACGTCTATACTCGTTGGCAGGGACAGGTTTCTTATGGTGGGAGCCTGGAGGATTGCATCCCGGAGGAGGATTAGGACCCATGCACGGGTTAAGCGCACCAAAATCTATGTACTTCACACCCTCCACTGGTATAGCTACAACGGCGGCACAAATCACTAGCAAGCATATCACCGATCTCTTcatttttagaaaagaaaaattgtgaTACTATTGTCAATGTTTCTTCTTACTACTTTTGTTTGTTGTGAAAATGGGGAATTGTGAAATAGATATTTATACGAAAAATGGTTAGAATATTCATTACATATTGCTAAATTAAGGATGTAAAATTAAGACTCTTTCAGTTATTTTATCagtttttatgttatatttggGTAAGAGTGCTGTTTTGTTGTCTAAATTGTTTACGGCAGTTTAAACTGAATTATCTATACGCAGAAAAAATTGCTTAAAACTAATAAACAGAAACTCGAACTGATAACTAGAGGAACAAAATAGCTTTAAACAGAATAATAAACacaatcttatataataaagttgagtttttttttctttggagagaaaatgccatgtggcattctccttttaataattaaaatatttctcaactttatttaatgtgttttggtattaattgttattagatgttagtttatttttgttattgacaatttattacaatgatgttttaattttatgtcttgattttctttagatttcataactcttatgttacatatttttttaaatacttttaaactatttcttaatattttgtatgtcaaataaaaatacaaaaatggaaattaaagttaagtattttcaaaaaaaattaaactattatataataaagttgagtttttttgcTCCTTGGGGGGGGGGGAAATGTCATGTGgcattctcttttaataattaaaatcttttctcaactttatttaatgtgttttggtgttaattgttattagatgttagtttatttttgtaattgacaatttattacaatgatgttttaattttatgtcttgattttctttagatttcataactcttatgttacatattttttaaatacttttaaactatttcttaatattttgtatgtcaaataaaaatacaaaaatggaaattaaagttaagtattttcaaaaaaaattaaacataaaatagatacatatccaaactattactttatgtttgaaaacatttaaaatattaactttagtatttatatatttattttcatagctaatatattatcttataataaaactaattcatttactaaaccgcGGTTCACCCACGGTTGATCCAgagacccggtaaatcgtccggttcaGTGTCCGGGTCGGGTGTCAAAACATTGATTTACAggatttctttatatttgatgttgacgatggaaaATGGAGCCTCTacgattcttcttctttaacgCAATTGACGTA encodes:
- the LOC130505507 gene encoding protein RALF-like 11 yields the protein MKRSVICLLVICAAVVAIPVEGVKYIDFGALNPCMGPNPPPGCNPPGSHHKKPVPANEYRRGCTTIHRCRRD